One Candidatus Nitrososphaera evergladensis SR1 genomic window, CCGCGCTTGACGGCGTCCCGGCGGAGACGAGGGCGGCAACTCTGGACGGCAGGACGGTGTTCAGCAGGCCCCGGCCGGGCGCTGCAAGGATGTATCCAGAGACAGACATACCAACGATCCCGGTCACCGGCAAGATGCTTGACGCTCTTTCAGGCAAGGTTCCAAGGCCGTGGGACGAGGTAGTGGATGCCATAGCCAAGAAATACAGCATGAACAAAAAGCTGGCAAGCCAGATCTTTGACTCGGACTACCTTTCAGTGTTTGAGCAGGTTGTCGCAAGCACAAAGGTGCAGCCGACGTTTGTCGCGTCCAAGCTGACGGAGGACATCACCAGCCTGCAGAGGCAGGGCCTTGACCCGGCGGCGCTGACAGACCAGATAATCGCAGAGGTGTTTGCAAAACTTGACGCAGGCCAGATAGCAAAAGAGTCGGTGATACTCATCTTTGAAAAGCTGATGAAAAAGGAGGCAGGCACGGTCGATGACGCGGTAAAGGCACTTGGCGTCTCCTCCATAAGCGACGACGAGCTTGCCTTCGCACTTGACAAGGTGATAGGCGACAACATGGCGCAGGTAAGGGAAAAGGGCATGGGCGCCCTTTCAATGCTCATGGGAAGGAGCATGGCAATCCTTCGGGGCAAAGCCGACGGGCAAAAGATAAACGCGATGCTGAAAGAAAAGCTGGAAAAGATGGTCGGCAGTGGCAAAAAATGAGCCACAGGCCAAAGCCGGTAAGGGACCACTATACCGAATCGCTTGCGGTAAATTCCGAGAACCTCGGCAAGCAGCTGTCTGCCGAGTCGGTCCCAAGGGAACAAGTCCAGAAGATACTTGACTCTATTTCTCGTTTGTATCTTGCAGAGACTGAGAAAATCGTGCACGAATGCGAAAAGGACATGATGGCCCTTGAAAGGGTGCCAAGCCCTCTCAGGCTTTTCATAGATTCAATAGCGCAGGTAATGACCATGAAATCAAATGCTATTTCGCCTGCGGCTTTTACGCTGCTGAAAAGATATGCATCGGCGTGGGAAGACTGGATGTAGCAATGTGTAACCATAGCCAGAAACATCTTTAGATTGGTACAAAGCCCTAGGCACTTGCAGTGGCGGAAGCAAAAAGAGGGCGGTTTGCAGACGAAAAAGCCGATTTCAACCCGCGCACGTGGCTGACAAAATACCGCAGGAACTCTATCGGCTACCTAGTCAAGATGCTCCTGTTCTACCACGGGATAGGAGTCGGCCTGCTTGTCGCCGGCACTCTCATACTTGAGCAAATCATCCCCGGCTACCAGGAACCGGACATCCCCCGCTCGCTCATCGGCGTGCTTTCGGCAGGCCCGCTTGAAGAAACAGTGTTTTTTGGCGTGCCGTTCTACGTGTTCAACAGCTCGCACGCGGTGATTGTCACGGGCGCAATGTGGGCGGTCCTGC contains:
- a CDS encoding CPBP family intramembrane glutamic endopeptidase, whose amino-acid sequence is MAEAKRGRFADEKADFNPRTWLTKYRRNSIGYLVKMLLFYHGIGVGLLVAGTLILEQIIPGYQEPDIPRSLIGVLSAGPLEETVFFGVPFYVFNSSHAVIVTGAMWAVLHIFNTPNIELASLAFGNWLFVIPSLFFSLRTWASGKGWFSVVVHSAWNGIFFAAGCWGGDINCTMLEPDPFTNFLMAGLSAALLAGTYVLYRWRKKREQAATGRIQ